A region from the Pelobates fuscus isolate aPelFus1 chromosome 1, aPelFus1.pri, whole genome shotgun sequence genome encodes:
- the CCNT1 gene encoding cyclin-T1 isoform X2, which translates to MAPPSRWYFTREQLERSPSRRAGLDADKELSNRQQAANLLQDMGQRLNVSQLTINTAIVYMHRFYMVQSFTRFHRNSVAPAALFLAAKVEEQPRKLEHVIKVAHACLNPQDTAPDTRSEAYLQQAQDLVILESIILQTLGFEITIDHPHTHVVKCTQLVRASKDLAQTSYFMATNSLHLTTFSLQYTPPVVACVCIHLACKWSNWEIPVSTDGKPWWEYVDVTVTLKLLDELTHEFLQILEKTPNRLKRIRNWRISQAARKPKEDGCEDDDDNSLNEQTILRMISRTGVMNSSPFSDSSLQPFSVTKGDAGMSGGQWGAPLLNQREQHRTSEHSVSSEQSQLISTKPVSLAKVSLKEYRAKHAEELAAQKRQLEHMGASLKEQYACAAQSLLIQQQKEREREVNTSPIILKIPLHEVSHERQEKSSLKLRLSVSSREKHEEGKIRIKVPNEEGGGSSSKSRDKRSSSSSHHHHHHHNNQSVRQHHQETSSSSSSKRSSTPLVGSSHKSSVPSRKRPASDEISGHEPTSHKSKK; encoded by the exons ATGGCGCCGCCAAGCCGCTGGTATTTTACCCGGGAGCAGCTAGAGCGCAGCCCATCCCGCCGCGCCGGCCTGGACGCGGATAAAGAGCTCTCGAACCGGCAGCAGGCGGCCAACCTTCTGCAGGACATGGGTCAGAGGCTCAACGT GTCTCAATTGACCATCAACACGGCTATTGTTTATATGCATCGTTTTTACATGGTCCAGTCTTTCACACGATTCCATCGTAAT tcTGTAGCACCAGCTGCACTCTTCTTGGCAGCAAAAGTAGAGGAACAGCCTCGGAAGTTGGAACATGTAATTAAGGTAGCACATGCATGTCTGAATCCACAGGATACAGCTCCTGATACCCGAAGTGAG GCATACCTGCAACAAGCCCAAGACCTGGTCATTCTAGAGAGCATTATACTGCAGACCCTGG GATTTGAGATTACGATAGACCATCCTCATACCCATGTTGTGAAATGCACTCAGCTAGTCCGAG CGAGCAAGGATTTGGCACAGACATCTTACTTCATGGCAACAAACAG CCTGCATTTAACCACCTTCAGCCTTCAGTATACACCCCCAGTTGTGGCATGTGTCTGCATTCACCTGGCCTGTAAGTGGTCGAACTGGGAGATCCCTGTATCAACAGATGGAAAACCATGGTGGGAGTATGTGGACGTAACTGTTACTTTAAAACTTTTGGACG AGCTGACTCATGAGTTTCTTCAGATTCTTGAAAAAACTCCCAATCGTTTAAAGCGGATCAGAAACTGGAGG ATCAGTCAGGCAGCTAGGAAACCAAAAGAGGATGGCTGTGAAGATGATGATGACAACAGTCTCAATGAACAGACAATTCTTAGGATGATCTCTCGAACAGGTGTCATGAACAGCTCCCCTTTTTCAGATTCCTCTTTGCAGCCTTTTTCTGTAACAAAGGGGGATGCTGGAATGTCAGGTGGACAGTGGGGGGCCCCACTACTTAATCAGCGAGAGCAACACAGGACTAGTGAACATAGTGTTTCTTCAGAACAGTCTCAACTAATTAGCACCAAGCCAGTTTCACTGGCAAAAGTGTCGCTTAAGGAGTATCGTGCAAAGCATGCAGAGGAGTTGGCTGCGCAGAAGCGGCAGTTGGAGCACATGGGTGCAAGTTTGAAAGAACAGTATGCATGTGCTGCTCAGAGTTTGCTGATACAGCAACAGAAAGAACGTGAAAGGGAGGTAAACACCTCCCCAATCATCTTGAAGATTCCTTTGCATGAGGTAAGCCATGAGCGACAAGAGAAATCAAGCTTGAAGCTCCGTCTTTCTGTGTCAAGCCGTGAAAAGCATGAAGAGGGTAAGATTCGTATCAAAGTGCCAAATGAGGAGGGTGGAGGCAGCAGCAGCAAAAGCCGTGATAAACGTAGCTCTTCATCCTCACATCATCACCACCATCACCATAACAACCAGTCTGTCCGCCAGCACCACCAGGAAACATCTAGCAGCTCAAGCAGTAAAAGATCGTCTACTCCTCTAGTGGGCTCCTCCCACAAATCATCAGTCCCTTCCCGTAAAAGACCAGCATCAGATGAAATAAGTGGGCATGAACCTACTTCCCACAAA agcaaaaaataa
- the CCNT1 gene encoding cyclin-T1 isoform X3, producing MAPPSRWYFTREQLERSPSRRAGLDADKELSNRQQAANLLQDMGQRLNVSQLTINTAIVYMHRFYMVQSFTRFHRNSVAPAALFLAAKVEEQPRKLEHVIKVAHACLNPQDTAPDTRSEAYLQQAQDLVILESIILQTLGFEITIDHPHTHVVKCTQLVRASKDLAQTSYFMATNRLIS from the exons ATGGCGCCGCCAAGCCGCTGGTATTTTACCCGGGAGCAGCTAGAGCGCAGCCCATCCCGCCGCGCCGGCCTGGACGCGGATAAAGAGCTCTCGAACCGGCAGCAGGCGGCCAACCTTCTGCAGGACATGGGTCAGAGGCTCAACGT GTCTCAATTGACCATCAACACGGCTATTGTTTATATGCATCGTTTTTACATGGTCCAGTCTTTCACACGATTCCATCGTAAT tcTGTAGCACCAGCTGCACTCTTCTTGGCAGCAAAAGTAGAGGAACAGCCTCGGAAGTTGGAACATGTAATTAAGGTAGCACATGCATGTCTGAATCCACAGGATACAGCTCCTGATACCCGAAGTGAG GCATACCTGCAACAAGCCCAAGACCTGGTCATTCTAGAGAGCATTATACTGCAGACCCTGG GATTTGAGATTACGATAGACCATCCTCATACCCATGTTGTGAAATGCACTCAGCTAGTCCGAG CGAGCAAGGATTTGGCACAGACATCTTACTTCATGGCAACAAACAGGTTAATATCCTGA
- the CCNT1 gene encoding cyclin-T1 isoform X1 — protein sequence MAPPSRWYFTREQLERSPSRRAGLDADKELSNRQQAANLLQDMGQRLNVSQLTINTAIVYMHRFYMVQSFTRFHRNSVAPAALFLAAKVEEQPRKLEHVIKVAHACLNPQDTAPDTRSEAYLQQAQDLVILESIILQTLGFEITIDHPHTHVVKCTQLVRASKDLAQTSYFMATNSLHLTTFSLQYTPPVVACVCIHLACKWSNWEIPVSTDGKPWWEYVDVTVTLKLLDELTHEFLQILEKTPNRLKRIRNWRISQAARKPKEDGCEDDDDNSLNEQTILRMISRTGVMNSSPFSDSSLQPFSVTKGDAGMSGGQWGAPLLNQREQHRTSEHSVSSEQSQLISTKPVSLAKVSLKEYRAKHAEELAAQKRQLEHMGASLKEQYACAAQSLLIQQQKEREREVNTSPIILKIPLHEVSHERQEKSSLKLRLSVSSREKHEEGKIRIKVPNEEGGGSSSKSRDKRSSSSSHHHHHHHNNQSVRQHHQETSSSSSSKRSSTPLVGSSHKSSVPSRKRPASDEISGHEPTSHKVSRTSKTLAIESPMAQATHRSRASHCKPDKEPTGANGHSAPKAIDYQDTVNMLHSLLSAQGVQPMPPPQYLNQYGDYRRARPSGTDKPKPPPLPAEPPPPLPPLPE from the exons ATGGCGCCGCCAAGCCGCTGGTATTTTACCCGGGAGCAGCTAGAGCGCAGCCCATCCCGCCGCGCCGGCCTGGACGCGGATAAAGAGCTCTCGAACCGGCAGCAGGCGGCCAACCTTCTGCAGGACATGGGTCAGAGGCTCAACGT GTCTCAATTGACCATCAACACGGCTATTGTTTATATGCATCGTTTTTACATGGTCCAGTCTTTCACACGATTCCATCGTAAT tcTGTAGCACCAGCTGCACTCTTCTTGGCAGCAAAAGTAGAGGAACAGCCTCGGAAGTTGGAACATGTAATTAAGGTAGCACATGCATGTCTGAATCCACAGGATACAGCTCCTGATACCCGAAGTGAG GCATACCTGCAACAAGCCCAAGACCTGGTCATTCTAGAGAGCATTATACTGCAGACCCTGG GATTTGAGATTACGATAGACCATCCTCATACCCATGTTGTGAAATGCACTCAGCTAGTCCGAG CGAGCAAGGATTTGGCACAGACATCTTACTTCATGGCAACAAACAG CCTGCATTTAACCACCTTCAGCCTTCAGTATACACCCCCAGTTGTGGCATGTGTCTGCATTCACCTGGCCTGTAAGTGGTCGAACTGGGAGATCCCTGTATCAACAGATGGAAAACCATGGTGGGAGTATGTGGACGTAACTGTTACTTTAAAACTTTTGGACG AGCTGACTCATGAGTTTCTTCAGATTCTTGAAAAAACTCCCAATCGTTTAAAGCGGATCAGAAACTGGAGG ATCAGTCAGGCAGCTAGGAAACCAAAAGAGGATGGCTGTGAAGATGATGATGACAACAGTCTCAATGAACAGACAATTCTTAGGATGATCTCTCGAACAGGTGTCATGAACAGCTCCCCTTTTTCAGATTCCTCTTTGCAGCCTTTTTCTGTAACAAAGGGGGATGCTGGAATGTCAGGTGGACAGTGGGGGGCCCCACTACTTAATCAGCGAGAGCAACACAGGACTAGTGAACATAGTGTTTCTTCAGAACAGTCTCAACTAATTAGCACCAAGCCAGTTTCACTGGCAAAAGTGTCGCTTAAGGAGTATCGTGCAAAGCATGCAGAGGAGTTGGCTGCGCAGAAGCGGCAGTTGGAGCACATGGGTGCAAGTTTGAAAGAACAGTATGCATGTGCTGCTCAGAGTTTGCTGATACAGCAACAGAAAGAACGTGAAAGGGAGGTAAACACCTCCCCAATCATCTTGAAGATTCCTTTGCATGAGGTAAGCCATGAGCGACAAGAGAAATCAAGCTTGAAGCTCCGTCTTTCTGTGTCAAGCCGTGAAAAGCATGAAGAGGGTAAGATTCGTATCAAAGTGCCAAATGAGGAGGGTGGAGGCAGCAGCAGCAAAAGCCGTGATAAACGTAGCTCTTCATCCTCACATCATCACCACCATCACCATAACAACCAGTCTGTCCGCCAGCACCACCAGGAAACATCTAGCAGCTCAAGCAGTAAAAGATCGTCTACTCCTCTAGTGGGCTCCTCCCACAAATCATCAGTCCCTTCCCGTAAAAGACCAGCATCAGATGAAATAAGTGGGCATGAACCTACTTCCCACAAAGTGAGTAGGACTTCTAAAACATTGGCAATTGAATCTCCTATGGCACAGGCTACACACAGATCACGTGCAAGTCACTGCAAACCAGACAAGGAGCCGACTGGTGCCAATGGACATAGTGCCCCCAAAGCCATTGATTATCAGGACACTGTAAATATGTTACATTCACTGTTGAGCGCACAGGGAGTGCAACCCATGCCGCCCCCTCAGTATTTGAATCAATATGGTGACTATCGCAGGGCTAGACCTAGCGGCACAGACAAGCCTAAACCTCCCCCACTCCCTGCTGAACCACctcccccactcccaccactccctGAATGA